Proteins found in one Macaca nemestrina isolate mMacNem1 chromosome 4, mMacNem.hap1, whole genome shotgun sequence genomic segment:
- the LOC105475643 gene encoding ribose-phosphate pyrophosphokinase 3, translating into MPNIKIFSGSSHQDLSQKIADRLGLELGKVVTKKFSNQETCVEIDESVRGEDVYIVQSGCGEINDSLMELLIMINACKIASASRVTAVIPCFPYARQDKKDKSRAPISAKLVANMLSIAGADHIITMDLHASQIQGFFDIPVDNLYAEPTVLKWIRENISEWKNCTIVSPDAGGAKRVTSIADQLKVDFALIHKERKKANEVDCMVLVGDVNDRVAILVDDMADTCGTICLAADKLLSAGATRVYAILTHGIFSGPAISRINTACFEAVVVTNTIPQEDKMKHCSKIRVIDISMILAEAIRRTHNGESVSYLFSHVPL; encoded by the coding sequence ATGCCGAATATCAAAATCTTCAGCGGCAGCTCCCACCAGGACTTATCCCAGAAAATAGCCGACCGCCTGGGCCTGGAGCTAGGCAAGGTGGTGACTAAGAAATTCAGCAACCAGGAGACCTGCGTGGAAATTGATGAGAGTGTGCGTGGAGAGGATGTCTACATCGTTCAGAGTGGTTGTGGCGAAATCAACGACAGTCTAATGGAGCTTTTGATCATGATTAATGCCTGCAAGATTGCTTCAGCTAGCCGAGTTACTGCAGTCATCCCATGCTTCCCTTATGCCCGACAGGATAAGAAGGATAAGAGCCGGGCCCCAATCTCTGCCAAGCTTGTTGCAAATATGCTGTCTATAGCAGGTGCAGATCATATCATCACCATGGACCTACATGCTTCTCAAATTCAGGGCTTTTTTGATATCCCAGTAGACAACCTGTATGCAGAGCCAACTGTCCTGAAGTGGATAAGGGAGAATATCTCTGAGTGGAAGAACTGCACTATTGTCTCGCCAGATGCTGGTGGAGCTAAGAGAGTGACCTCCATTGCAGACCAGTTGAAAGTGGACTTTGCTTTGATTCATAAAGAACGGAAGAAGGCCAATGAAGTGGACTGCATGGTGCTAGTGGGAGATGTGAATGATCGTGTGGCTATCCTTGTAGATGACATGGCAGACACTTGTGGTACAATCTGCCTCGCGGCTGACAAACTTCTCTCAGCTGGAGCCACCAGAGTTTATGCTATCTTGACTCATGGAATCTTTTCTGGCCCAGCCATTTCTCGCATCAACACTGCATGCTTTGAAGCAGTGGTAGTCACCAATACCATACCTCAAGAGGATAAGATGAAGCATTGCTCCAAAATACGAGTAATTGACATCTCTATGATCCTTGCAGAAGCCATAAGGAGAACTCATAATGGGGAATCTGTTTCCTACCTGTTCAGCCATGTTCCTTTATAA